A single region of the Pseudothermotoga sp. genome encodes:
- a CDS encoding ABC transporter ATP-binding protein, whose protein sequence is MALLTNPDIVIADEPTTALDVTIQAQVLNLFKDLQGQFRMSVIFITHDLGIVAEIADKVHVMYAG, encoded by the coding sequence ATGGCCTTGCTGACGAATCCTGACATCGTGATTGCGGATGAACCCACCACAGCTTTGGACGTGACCATACAAGCACAGGTACTCAATTTGTTCAAAGATCTTCAAGGGCAGTTTCGTATGTCTGTAATCTTCATCACCCACGATCTTGGAATCGTCGCAGAGATCGCCGATAAGGTACACGTGATGTACGCTGGAAA